DNA from Cheilinus undulatus linkage group 20, ASM1832078v1, whole genome shotgun sequence:
AAATTTCAATATCGTTAATTcctaaattgaaaaaaattgtaaagtcCGAAATTTCCATTATCATAAAGTCTTACATTTACAATGTCACAAAAGTCCTCAATTGAAAATATTgtaaagtcctaaatttacaatattaagtcctaaatttaaatatcgtaaagtcctaaatttaaatatcgtaaagtcctaaatttaaatatcgtaaagtcctaaatttacaATATTAAGTCCTTAATTTAAATATCgtaaagtcctaaatttacaATATTAAGTCCTtaatttaaatatcataaagtcctaaatttaaatatcgtaaagtcctaaatttacaatattaactcctaaatttaaatatcataaagtcctaaatttaaatatcataaagtcctaaatttaaatatcataaagtcctaaatttacaATATTAAGTCCTtaatttaaatatcataaagtcctaaatttaaatatcgtaaagtcctaaatttacaatattaactcctaaatttaaatatcataaagtcctaaatttaaatatcataaagtcctaaatttacaATATTAAGTCCTAAACTTAAATATcataaagtcctaaatttaaatatcataaagtcctaaatttacaATATTAAGTCCTAAACTTAAATATCgtaaagtcctaaatttacaATATTAAGTCCTtaatttaaatatcataaagtcctaaatttaaatatcgtaaagtcctaaatttacaatattaactcctaaatttaaatatcgtaaagtcctaaatttaaatatcgtaaagtcctaaatttaaatatcGTAAAGTCCTAAATTTCAATATCGTAAAGTCCTAAATTTCAATATCgtaaagtcctaaatttacaatattaagtcctaaatttaaatatcgtaaagtcctaaatttacaatattaactcctaaatttaaatatcattaagtcctaaatttaaatatcataaagtcctaaatttaaatatcGTAAAGTCCTAAATTTCAATATCgtaaagtcctaaatttacaatattaagtcctaaatttaaatatcgtaaagtcctaaatttacaatattaactcctaaatttaaatatcattaagtcctaaatttaaatatcataaagtcctaaatttaaatatcataaagtcctaaatttaaatatcgtaaagtcctaaatttacaatattaactcctaaatttaaatatcataaagtcctaaatttaaatatcataaagtcctaaatttaaatatcataaagtcctaaatttacaATATTAAGTCCTAAACTTAAATATCATTAAGTCCTAAATTTACAATATTAAgtcctaaatttaaatatcgtaaagtcctaaatttacaatattaactcctaaatttaaatatcattaagtcctaaatttaaatatcataaagtcctaaatttaaatatcataaagtcctaaatttaaatatcgtaaagtcctaaatttacaatattaactcctaaatttaaatatcataaagtcctaaatttaaatatcataaagtcctaaatttaaatatcataaagtcctaaatttacaATATTAAGTCCTAAACTTAAATATcataaagtcctaaatttaaatatcgtaaagtcctaaatttacaATATTAAGTCCTtaatttaaatatcataaagtcctaaatttaaatatcgtaaagtcctaaatttacaATATTAACTCCTAAATTTAAATATCGTAAAGTCCTAAATTTCAATATCgtaaagtcctaaatttaaatatcgtaaagtcctaaatttcaaaatcgtaaagtcctaaatttacaatattaagtcctaaatttaaatatcgtaaagtcctaaatttacaatattaactcctaaatttaaatatcattaagtcctaaatttaaatatcataaagtcctaaatttaaatatcGTAAAGTCCTAAATTTCAATATCgtaaagtcctaaatttacaatattaagtcctaaatttaaatatcgtaaagtcctaaatttacaatattaactcctaaatttaaatatcattaagtcctaaatttaaatatcataaagtcctaaatttaaatatcataaagtcctaaatttaaatatcgtaaagtcctaaatttacaatattaactcctaaatttaaatatcataaagtcctaaatttaaatatcataaagtcctaaatttaaatatcataaaGTCCGAAATTTCCATTATCATAAAGTCTTACATTTACAATGTCACAAAAGTCCTCAATTGAAAATATTgtaaagtcctaaatttacaatattaagtcctaaatttaaatatcgtaaagtcctaaatttaaatatcgtaaagtcctaaatttaaatatcgtaaagtcctaaatttacaATATTAAGTCCTTAATTTAAATATCgtaaagtcctaaatttacaATATTAAGTCCTtaatttaaatatcataaagtcctaaatttaaatatcgtaaagtcctaaatttacaatattaactcctaaatttaaatatcataaagtcctaaatttaaatatcataaagtcctaaatttaaatatcgtaaagtcctaaatttacaATATTAAGTCCTtaatttaaatatcataaagtcctaaatttaaatatcgtaaagtcctaaatttacaatattaactcctaaatttaaatatcgtaaagtcctaaatttaaatatcGTAAAGTCCTAAATTTCAATATCgtaaagtcctaaatttacaatattaagtcctaaatttaaatatcgtaaagtcctaaatttacaatattaactcctaaatttaaatatcattaagtcctaaatttaaatatcataaagtcctaaatttaaatatcataaagtcctaaatttaaatatcgtaaagtcctaaatttacaatattaactcctaaatttaaatatcataaagtcctaaatttaaatatcataaagtcctaaatttaaatatcataaaGTCCGAAATTTCCATTATCATAAAGTCTTACATTTACAATGTCACAAAAGTCCTCAATTGAAAATATTgtaaagtcctaaatttacaatattaagtcctaaatttaaatatcgtaaagtcctaaatttaaatatcgtaaagtcctaaatttaaatatcgtaaagtcctaaatttacaATATTAAGTCCTTAATTTAAATATCgtaaagtcctaaatttacaatattaactcctaaatttaaatatcgtaaagtcctaaatttaaatatcgtaaagtcctaaatttaaatatcGTAAAGTCCTAAATTTCAATATCgtaaagtcctaaatttacaatattaagtcctaaatttaaatatcgtaaagtcctaaatttacaatattaactcctaaatttaaatatcattaagtcctaaatttaaatatcataaagtcctaaatttaaatatcataaagtcctaaatttaaatatcgtaaagtcctaaatttacaatattaactcctaaatttaaatatcataaagtcctaaatttaaatatcataaagtcctaaatttaaatatcataaagtcctaaatttaaatatcataaagtcctaaatttaaatatcataaagtcctaaatttaaatatcataaagtcctaaatttaaatgtcataaagtcctaaatttaaatatcataaagtcctaaatttaaatattaagtcCTAAACTTAAATATCgtaaagtcctaaatttacaatataaagtcctaaatttaaatatcGTAAAGTCCTAAATTGGCTCCATCCCATCAGATTCAATCACTACTGCCTGCTCGTCTCTGACGGCGTCTCTGTCAGAACCAAAGTGCACTATTTGTTGGTACAATGTTccagtattttctttttttttcatgaatctttattcataaacaaagacagtcatcctacccctcacatagtttgtccatgtatgTGTTCCTGTagaagatattattattattattattattattattattattattagagtCTGACAGTAACATTCATGAAGTAACACATTATTACAGACaaaataacatttcataaataaaacagaattatgGTCAGGGGACAAATTTGGGTTCAAattacgttagctttagctaaagctaacataactacgtagctaacatTACTAcacaagccaatgtagctaagttcgCAACATGAGCTGTAGAAATGTGAGCTGTAGcaacgtttgctaaagctaacatagctttgtagcttacatagctgctttttgagcctagctttagctacatttgctacatatTCTACattctaatgttttcatggaggatgattttttttcctgttagcagaccTTTTGCCTTATTTAACATTTAGTACGTTTTTAAGTGTGGTATCTTTTTACCATAACAGGAAGttaaagtgcttttattttgaaatgtaaatccATCCTGACAGTGCACTACAGGAAAAGTACAAGTTAAAAGTAAAGAATTCTATTTCCTCAAAAGTTGAAGACTTTTTAACCCTTAATTGTTCTTGTAGTTTGAAATGAACAGATCCTCTGTGTGATCTTAGTTTTCAGAGATGTTCGACTAAACCGTGCTGTTAAAGGAGAGTTTAACCCTGGTCTATCTGGACGCCGTTCCAATCAGTGGAGCCTAAAGAGGAAGCCCTCGAACAAACCAGCAGGAACAAAAGCTAAACTGAAATCTGAACCCTAAagcaaaaactaaataaagacTAGAGAAACTGTAACCGTGGTTACAGACGTCTGTTGTTGGGATTGTCAGTGACGATTAAAACTGAGGTTCAGGTTTTCCTGGTGGCTCCTGGAGGCCGGAGCGTTCCTTAGATAAGAGCGGGGGCCCCTAAGGACAAAAAGGCTGGGACGCCCTGGTCTAGACTCGTACAGCCCTCTTAAACTCGGGTGTAGTGGAGTATCGGGATCATAGCGGTGTCGTAGATGAACGCTGCCAGCTCTGAACACAGGCTTTAAGGTGGTAATGTAGTCATGACGTAGTTTTAAGGTGGTATGTTAGAGTCATGACGTTTTTTTAAGGTGGCATTTACTaaagaggaacaaaaaaaatggaagcttgtagatttatatttttatgaagcagatttttatttttttggaacaaTTTGTAAAAAACTAACAGAATGTATGAAAGCTATTTTtgatgacatcacttcctgctttGTAGCTGACCAAATAAAACTCAGCATTTTTACCACAGTgtgattttaaataaagatttgatAAAGAACAGCTCTGAcatctgagttttatttcttatttataaaaaaaaaacactttataaatcttaatttacatttttgctttctAAACAACATAAAGTAAACAACAACAACGTAAACGTCAACACTGAGGCTCCTCCCCCTCACTCAGTCACCTGTTTGGATTTCTTTGCAGGTGGAGCGTCACCTGTTCAGGTAAAACAGATGGTGTTAGTATCAGAATAAACACATCAGTGCTCTCAGACATATTTCTGATCATTGGCAGGATTTTAAAGGCACTGGAGGTTCCTTACCTTTTTCAGGTGGCGCCTCCTGCTGGTCAGGAGTCTCACTGCAGCGCTTCATGGTGTAAACGATCCCAAAGGCCGTCTTCCTCGATTctgacaaaagcaaacaaataaaaacaacatcttTGTAACAACATCCTGTTTAAGTACACTGGTGTATGTAGACAGTCTGACACTAGTATggagcttttcaaagtaaaagcccaccTTAGCTTTCTTTGTAGGAACTCCCTTCATTTGTAtgtaatgcttttattttgaaaagctcatgGCACACCTCCACTAAACACTGATTCAGTCACCTGTAGGGAGGTTAGTGAGGTCTGACCTCAGGAGCGCTGAGTTTCTAAGCTCAGATATCAGAGATTTCCTGTTCTGTatgagacacaggtgtctgtggGCTTCCTTCAGTCAGAGAACATGAGTGTGTTTCACGTTTACCTCCATGGAGAACCACCGATCGGCACGTGGAGGAAACGGCTTCTTTGGCATCTCCGTCTGACAGACCGAACAGCAGCCCTCTGATGATCCGCatcaggaaaaacaaaaacagccgTGCATACGTAccgaccacttcattaggtacaccccTTCATCTCCTCATTAACCCCAAATCtccaaacagccaatcacagagcagaaaccagCTGTATCTGAGAGAGGAGGAGCCACCAGCTGAGCTCGCATCGCTCTTTTACACCAGAGGTCACACCTTcctactcacacacacacacacgctgatggtggaggttgctatggagacctGGACATCAGTCTTAGCTAATCCTGTTTTTCCCACCCATACCCACGGACACATCGCTGCAGCAGACGGGGGCTACGTGTCGTTCCCACACATCGACGTGTGACTGGGGATCGAACCCCCGACTCCACCTCCTGAGCCACAGCGGGACAGCCTCTTTTCAGTGTTCAGTTGCGGTTAAAGGATACAGGTTAGTGATGTCGTACGGTCCTCTGAGCTCCAGCGCctgagcacacaaacacagttatTGATTATGAGATCATCGATCAGTAGACAGCCTTAATGACTGCTGTTACTGATCAATCACTGATCCATAGAAGATTGATCACTGACCGTCTCCGCTGAACTCGACAGGATCACGTTCTGAAACACAGACAGGAGTTACCTGCAGGCTCCGCCCCCTCTGACATCATAGAACATCACATCACCGAGTATGGAGGCATTATTGTCACAAAAGTCACAAACAtgtttcctattggctggttCTAGAACCAGCGAATAGTAAACAGGGAGAGGATGgaccagccaataggaaacaggtagaggatggaccagccaATAGGAAGCAGGGAGAGGATGGACCAGCCAATAGGAAGCAGGGAGAGGATGgaccagccaataggaaacaggtagaggatggaccagccaataggaaacaggtagaggatggaccagccaataggaaacagcAGGTAGTGTCGCGCACTGAGGCAGGTTtgaataaaaactagaaaaaatccaatttcccctgaaattgtgtggggatgctgagagctgaactgtggaagaCCTGCTGAAAATAGCACAGAAAAATCCCTACGAATAGCAAAAAATAGATGAATAGCTGAaaattttatcttaaaaaatctctaaaaatagCTACTAGCATATAAATAGCATAAATAgctaaaaggcataaaaatggttgaaaattgcataaaagCTTTAGAGGGCAAAACCTGAttagtgaaaaatgtaaaaaaaaaaaaaaaaaaaagaaaaatgtaaaagagaGCCATTCAGAATTTTGTCACTCCTGTGaaattttctgttaaaaacagctcagaaaactgagttgAGTGGCCAGAACATGCACTCAAAGTCAATTTAAGCTTTACTTGTGAAACCTAGCAGAAAACCAAAGGTGTCGTGAGAATCAGCAGAAGTTGCTGAACCAggtgatatattttttatgtgtgggAAGTGAAAATCATGGTTCAAGTGCGAGTTCTGAAAGCTCGCACTCAGGGATCTGCGTTCAAAGATAGTATTGCCGCAGATGGGAGCTGAAGGGATGTCGATCACGCTTTGAACTGACTGTGCTAAAACCGTTGATCCTTCTGAcctcaaatctttttttgtgaGCAAGAGGAGATGTGTGGCTATGTTTTGCTGTTTAAATTATTTCTCTggagtaaatatttttttctggagACTAGTTTGTTCGGGAAGTTTTGCTTCAGAATCCTGAGCTCTGGCCCACTCTAGTGGTGATGTCATCACTCTAAGCCTCTCCATCTACTCCACTGTAAACCTGTGAGAGAGCCAAAATCTTCATAAAGGTTGATCAGCGGTTATAAGAAATCTATAGAAGATATCAATAATGTGAATCAGTCCTAAATAGCTGAAGGGTTTGTCtacgttttaaagcaaaaatgaagtctGTGTGTGGAAGTGAGCTGAAGTTATGAGGAGTTAAAGAAGGAGCAAATTTTCAGAAAAGTCCTATTCATTTGAATGGGAATAATTTAGcagtaaaagtgaaatatttttaaaatgataaaagttagGAATGAGAAAAGTCACAGCCATCATGTCCTAAAAGAGCTGAACAGAATGATATCTGAATGATGAGTATAGCTCAGAATGGAGAAGTCAGGACCTCAGAAAATGAGCTCTAGAGTTTtgtaacaataatgactccatatcAGCAGCTACAGTAAGCATGCAGGGACAGAAAGCTCTCACCTTTCCCTTACACGTATCCACCAGAGCAATGGCGTTAGCGATGGTGTAGCGCCTCCTGGTGGAGTCTCTGATGGCTGCAGAGTACTGGACCTCGAACACGATGCCCCGCTCCACCGCCTCCACACACagacatcaataatcaataaccAATCATGATGACCTCAGGTCAGCGTAGGGTCAATACTGATAAACAACGATGGTGAAGTGTCTGACCACGTTGACAGGGCTTCTCTTGAAGATGAAGGGGAGTCTCTCTGTCACCACGATGCAGACGATGTCTACGTCCAGGTTACAGCACGCCGCCTGAACGCACAAACACGACAGCGGCGTTTTTAGATCTACTTTAAAAACCAGAATGAAACCTTCTGATGATTCAAACTCTCAGAGACTCACATGAAAAAGTTTCTCTGTGGTCGGCTGAACGGCCAGCAGGTCGAAGGCACTGAACTCAGACGCTCCTTTCCTCTgaacaaacagacagaaagacagacagaaatacagacagaaatacagacagacagaaatacagacagaaatacagacagacagaaatacagacagaaatacagacagaaatacagacagacagaaatacagacagacagaaatacagacagaaatacagacagacagaaatacagacagaaatacagacagacagaaatacagacagaaatacagacagacagaaatacagacagaaatacagacagacagaaatacagacagaaatacagacagaaatacagacagaaatacagacagacagaaatacagacagaaatacagacagacagaaatacagacagacagaaatacagacagacagaaatacagacagaaatacagacagacagaaatacagacagacagaaatacagacagaaatacagacagacagaaatacagacagaaatacagacagacagaaatacagacagaaatacagacagaaatacagacagacagaaatacagacagacagacagacagaaatacagacagaaatacagacagacagaaatacagacagaaatacagacagaaatacagacagacagaaatagacagaaatacagacagaaatacagacagacagaaatacagacagaaatacagacagacagaaatatagacagacagaaatacagacagacagaaatatagacagacagaaatacagacagacagaaatatagacagacagaaatacagacagacagacagaaatacagacagacagaaatacagacagacagaaatacagacagacagaaaatacAGACAGCATCAGCATCTGTTATTTACTTGCTTTCATTTATTAAATACATaaatctgatcatttttaaCTCCATAGCAGTGAGTTTTCCCTGCAGGGACGTCAGAACTTCACacatctttaacagcttttctcctccaCTGTTAGAAACAGGCTGTAAGGACCACTGGTCTACTACTGGGACAGGAAAgggggtactggttagactgggaTGACAGCTgggggtactggttagactggaataaCAGCTgggggtactggttagactggaataaCAGCTgggggtactggttagactggaataaCAGCTGGGGGTACTGGTTGGACTGGAATGACAGCTgggggtactggttagactggaataaCAGCTGGtggtactggttagactggaatgacagctgggggtactggttagactggaatgacagctgggggtactggttagactggaatgacagctgggggtactggttagactggaataaCAGCTGGGGGTACTGGTTGGACTGGAATGACAGCTgggggtactggttagactggaataaCAGCTgggggtactggttagactggaatgacagctgggggtactggttagactggaatgacagctgggggtactggttagactggaataaCAGCTgggggtactggttagactgtGATGACAGCTgggggtactggttagactggaatgactgctgggggtactggttagactggaatgacaGCTGGGGGTACTGGTTGGACTGGAATGACAGCTgggggtactggttagactggaatgacagctgggggtactggttagactggaatgacagctgggggtactggttagactgtGATGACTGCTgggggtactggttagactggaatgacagacagatgaaggactggttagactggaatgatAGAGAGATCAAggactggttagactggaatgacagacagatgaaggactggttagactggaatgacagacagatgaaggactggttagactggaatgacaGAGAGATGAAggactggttagactggaatgacaGACAGATGatgtactggttagactggaatgatAGAGAGATCAAGGACTGCTTAGACTGGAATGATAGATGAAggactggttagactggaatgacagctgggggtactggttagactgtGATGACAGCTgggggtactggttagactggaatgacagctgggggtactggttagactggaatgacagctggggtactggttagactgtGATGACTGCtggggtactggttagactagaatgacagctggggtactggttagactgggaTGA
Protein-coding regions in this window:
- the rpp30 gene encoding ribonuclease P protein subunit p30; the protein is MSVFMDLNVTYSADRIRMKSLIETAAHLGYSTIAVNYTYELTVKKTKEVPVPTPIKDLIDQLPIVQGRSRPIRVLNRLTVVMSEAGHFRKGASEFSAFDLLAVQPTTEKLFHAACCNLDVDIVCIVVTERLPFIFKRSPVNVAVERGIVFEVQYSAAIRDSTRRRYTIANAIALVDTCKGKNVILSSSAETALELRGPYDITNLGLLFGLSDGDAKEAVSSTCRSVVLHGESRKTAFGIVYTMKRCSETPDQQEAPPEKGDAPPAKKSKQVTE